In the Nicotiana tabacum cultivar K326 chromosome 16, ASM71507v2, whole genome shotgun sequence genome, one interval contains:
- the LOC107824571 gene encoding uncharacterized protein LOC107824571 isoform X1, translating into MPKCFSLTATKNRCLKSSFSSRGLRSTVTDLKDGTIMHCWVPKTRKSTRPDLVLIHGFGANSMWQWSETVRILSRHFNVYVPDLVFFGDSYTTLPDRSESFQAECVKRVMEANSVVKMSVVGLSYGGFVAYNMAAQFKNCVEKVVICCAGVCLEEKDLQEGLFAVNSVEDAANILLPQTAEQMRELMGYTFVKAPAKVLPSCLLTDFIDEMFTDYVKEKKELLLAIAKDRKLSDLPKITQPTLIVWGDQDKIFPLQLGHRLKRHLGENAELVVIKNTGHAFLYEKPRKFHKPLKSFLLGSTKSPSQNQT; encoded by the exons atgcccaagtgttttagctTAACGGCTACAAAGAACAGATGCCTCAAATCCAGTTTCAGCAGTCGGGGTCTCCGATCTACTGTCACTGACCTCAAAGATGGCACCATCATGCACTGTTGGGTACCCAAAACAAGAAAATCAACCCGACCCGACTTGGTCCTGATCCACGGGTTCGGCGCCAACTCCATGTGGCAATGGAGCGAAACGGTACGAATCCTCTCACGACACTTCAACGTCTACGTCCCCGACTTAGTATTCTTCGGAGACTCCTACACGACCCTACCCGATCGGTCCGAGTCATTTCAGGCTGAGTGCGTGAAGCGCGTGATGGAGGCAAACTCGGTGGTGAAGATGAGCGTTGTTGGGCTGAGCTACGGTGGGTTCGTGGCGTATAATATGGCGGCGCAGTTTAAGAATTGTGTGGAGAAAGTGGTGATTTGCTGTGCCGGAGTTTGTTTGGAGGAGAAGGATTTACAAGAAGGGTTGTTTGCGGTGAACAGTGTGGAGGATGCGGCCAACATTCTGCTGCCGCAGACGGCGGAGCAAATGAGAGAGTTGATGGGTTACACGTTCGTTAAAGCTCCGGCGAAAGTTTTGCCTTCTTGCTTGCTTACTGACTTCATTGAT GAAATGTTTACAGATTATGTAAAGGAGAAGAAAGAGTTGCTTCTTGCAATTGCGAAAGACAGGAAGCTTTCCGATCTACCTAAGATCACTCAG CCAACGTTAATAGTGTGGGGAGATCAAGACAAAATATTTCCTTTACAACTAGGTCACAGACTGAAAAG GCATTTAGGTGAGAATGCTGAACTTGTGGTGATCAAGAATACAGGCCATGCTTTCCTTTATGAGAAACCCAGAAAATTTCATAAGCCTTTGAAATCCTTTCTCTTGGGTTCCACAAAAAGTCCTTCTCAGAACCAAACATGA
- the LOC107824572 gene encoding 14-3-3 protein 7, which translates to MEKEREKQVYLARLAEQAERYDEMVEAMKTVAKMDVELTVEERNLVSVGYKNVIGARRASWRILSSIEQKEESKGHDQNVKRIKTYQQRVEDELTKICIDILSVIDEHLVPSSTTGESTVFYYKMKGDYYRYLAEFKSGDDRKEAADQSLKAYEAATATASADLAPTHPIRLGLALNFSVFYYEILNSPERACHLAKQAFDEAIAELDSLSEESYKDSTLIMQLLRDNLTLWTSDLEEGGEHSKGDERQGEN; encoded by the exons ATGGAGAAGGAAAGAGAGAAACAGGTTTACTTGGCTAGGCTGGCTGAGCAAGCTGAGAGATATGATG AAATGGTAGAAGCAATGAAGACGGTTGCTAAGATGGATGTTGAACTGACTGTTGAGGAGAGGAATTTGGTGTCAGTTGGGTATAAGAATGTTATTGGAGCAAGAAGGGCTTCATGGCGGATATTGTCTTCAATCGAACAAAAGGAGGAGAGTAAGGGTCATGACCAGAATGTTAAGAGAATAAAGACTTACCAACAGAGGGTTGAAGATGAgcttacaaaaatatgcattgacATTTTGTCGGTGATTGATGAGCACCTTGTTCCTTCTTCCACTACCGGAGAATCTACTGTCTTCTACTATAAGAT GAAGGGAGATTACTATCGCTATTTAGCAGAGTTCAAATCAGGGGATGATCGTAAAGAGGCAGCTGATCAGTCACTTAAAGCTTATGAG GCTGCTACTGCCACAGCTAGCGCAGATCTTGCTCCTACTCACCCAATTAGACTTGGACTTGCATTGAACTTCTCAGTCTTCTACTATGAGATTCTGAATTCACCCGAGAG GGCATGCCACTTGGCCAAGCAAGCATTTGATGAAGCTATTGCGGAACTTGATAGCCTTAGTGAAGAATCCTACAAGGACAGCACCCTTATCATGCAGCTCCTAAGGGATAATCTCACTTTGTGGACCTCAGACCTTGAAGAGGGAG GTGAACATTCTAAGGGTGATGAGCGTCAAGGGGAG AACTAG
- the LOC107824571 gene encoding uncharacterized protein LOC107824571 isoform X2 encodes MPKCFSLTATKNRCLKSSFSSRGLRSTVTDLKDGTIMHCWVPKTRKSTRPDLVLIHGFGANSMWQWSETVRILSRHFNVYVPDLVFFGDSYTTLPDRSESFQAECVKRVMEANSVVKMSVVGLSYGGFVAYNMAAQFKNCVEKVVICCAGVCLEEKDLQEGLFAVNSVEDAANILLPQTAEQMRELMGYTFVKAPAKVLPSCLLTDFIDEMFTDYVKEKKELLLAIAKDRKLSDLPKITQPTLIVWGDQDKIFPLQLGHRLKRFISPTGLGI; translated from the exons atgcccaagtgttttagctTAACGGCTACAAAGAACAGATGCCTCAAATCCAGTTTCAGCAGTCGGGGTCTCCGATCTACTGTCACTGACCTCAAAGATGGCACCATCATGCACTGTTGGGTACCCAAAACAAGAAAATCAACCCGACCCGACTTGGTCCTGATCCACGGGTTCGGCGCCAACTCCATGTGGCAATGGAGCGAAACGGTACGAATCCTCTCACGACACTTCAACGTCTACGTCCCCGACTTAGTATTCTTCGGAGACTCCTACACGACCCTACCCGATCGGTCCGAGTCATTTCAGGCTGAGTGCGTGAAGCGCGTGATGGAGGCAAACTCGGTGGTGAAGATGAGCGTTGTTGGGCTGAGCTACGGTGGGTTCGTGGCGTATAATATGGCGGCGCAGTTTAAGAATTGTGTGGAGAAAGTGGTGATTTGCTGTGCCGGAGTTTGTTTGGAGGAGAAGGATTTACAAGAAGGGTTGTTTGCGGTGAACAGTGTGGAGGATGCGGCCAACATTCTGCTGCCGCAGACGGCGGAGCAAATGAGAGAGTTGATGGGTTACACGTTCGTTAAAGCTCCGGCGAAAGTTTTGCCTTCTTGCTTGCTTACTGACTTCATTGAT GAAATGTTTACAGATTATGTAAAGGAGAAGAAAGAGTTGCTTCTTGCAATTGCGAAAGACAGGAAGCTTTCCGATCTACCTAAGATCACTCAG CCAACGTTAATAGTGTGGGGAGATCAAGACAAAATATTTCCTTTACAACTAGGTCACAGACTGAAAAGGTTCATTTCCCCTACTGGGTTAG GCATTTAG